Sequence from the Nocardiopsis sp. YSL2 genome:
GGTGATCTCGGCCAGGCGGATCTCGAAGGCGGGAAGATCGGCTTCCGAGAGCGCGACCTCGATGCGGACCCGGTCCTCGTACGCGACCTCGCGCACGGTCACGTCGGAGCCGCGCAGATCGCTCTCCAACCGACCGCCCAGCACGTAGTCCGCGAAGACGTCCACGACGAGCAGCTCCCGGCGCTCCAGCACGCCGACCTCGTCGACGGCCGCGGAGACGGCGTTGCCGTAGGCGCGGATGAGTCCGCCGGCACCGAGCTTGACGCCACCGAAGTAGCGGGTGACCACCGCGACCGTGTCGGTCAGCCGACGGTGCCGCAGCACCTCCAGCATGGGCACCCCGGCGGTCCCGCCGGGCTCGCCGTCGTCACTGGACCGCTGGACCCCTCCGTCGTCACCGAGGACGTAGGCGGTGCAGTTGTGGTTGGCGTTCCAGTGCTCCTTGCGGCGTTCGGCGATGAAGGCCCGCGCGGCCTCCTCGTCGCCCACCCGGGCCAGCGCGCAGATGAACCTGGAGCGCTTGATCTCCAGCTCGTGCTCGCCGCCTCGTCTGATCGTTCGCATGTCGCCTGTTCAGCAGGTGTCGTGGTCCCCGCCAGTGTCCCACCCCCGGTTCCACCGGTCGACGGCCTGTGTCGTTCGCCGCCAGCGGGCCGGGTGATCCTCCCCCGTCTCCGGGTCCGCCGGCAGCCGCACGGGGGCGCACAGCTCCTGCCCCACGAGGCCACCGATCGTCTTCATGCGCAGGCGACCCACCTGAGAACGGCACCGACGCGGTGGCCGGTCGCCGCTCCGGGGCTCACCGTGCACGGGAGCGGACCGCCCACAATGGGGGCATGGACCCTGCCTCGATCGACGCCGCGCACGCCGCCCGCACTCTCGCCGATCCGCTCCGGCGCCGGCTCTACGAGTACGTGGCGGCCGCGGACGGCGACGTCGGCCGCGGGGAGGCCGCGGAGGCCCTCGGCGTCCAGCGCACCCTGGCCGCGCACCACCTGGACAAGCTCGCCGAGGCGGGGCTGCTGGAGGTGACCCGGCGCAAGGTGAACGGCCGCGAGGGCCCGGGGTCGGGCCGACCGGCCAAGCTGTACCGGCGCGCGAACCGCGAACTGTCGTTGCACCTTCCGCCCCGCGACTACGAGCTGGCCGCGCGCGTCCTCGCCGAGGCGGTCGAGCGGCACGGCGCGGAGGAGGCCCTGCACGCCGCCGCCCGCGAGGAGGGACGCCGGATCGGCGCGGCGGCCGACCCTGACGCGGCCCTGTCCGACCTGCTGCGCGACCGCGGCTACGAGCCGGAGCCCGCGGGCGGGGCACTCCGGCTGCGCAACTGCCCGTTCCACTCCCTGGCCCGGGCCTTCCCGCCGCTGGCCTGCGGCCTCAACCTCGAACTCCTGCGGGGCGTGTTGGAGGGCAGTGGCGAGGAGGGGTCGCGGGCTCGGATGGACCCGGTCGAGGGCCGTTGCTGCGTCACGGTTTCCAAAAACAATGAATGTTGACTTAGAAGCCTCCGCTGTGGTGTGCTCGGGCCCATGAGCGCATCCACCCCCGATTCCGCCGCCGCCCCCGCCCCCGCTCCGGCCGCCCCCGGCACCGGCCCCGCCCACCACCTCGCGCAGATCAACCTCGGACTGCTCAAGGCCGAACTCGACGACCCCTCCATGAAGGGCTTCACCGACCGGCTGGAGCCCATCAACGCGCTCGCCGACGACTCACCCGGCTTCGTGTGGCGACTGAGGGAACAGGGCGAGAGCGACGCCACCGGGCTCCGCCCGTACGGCCCGAACACCATCATCAACTTCTCGGTCTGGAAGGACGTGGAGTCGCTCTGGAACTTCACGTACCGCACCGACCACCTCGACCTGCTCCGTCGGCGGCGCACGTGGTTCGAGCGCATGGACGGGGTCCTGGTGGCGCTGTGGTGGATTCCCGCCGGTACGATCCCCACTGTCGAGGAGGCCGGAAGGAAGCTCGACCAAGTGCGTGAGATCGGCCCCTCCCCCGAGGCCTTCACCCTCCGAACCCCCTTCCCGCCCCCGGCGAGCCACCCTCAGCACGCATAGTTATCCCTCAGGCGCCTTGGGTAACGTTGCGGGCAAGACAGCGACCACACCGGGAGACCCGTCATGCGTACGACCACGCTCACCGTCGGCTTGGCCCTGACCACGATCCTCGCCACGGGGTGCTCGCAGACGGAGACGTCCGACGAGGGCGCCACGGCCCCCACCGAACAGTCCGTCCAGCCGACCACCTCGCCCAACGTGACGGCGTCCATCTTCATGGAGTGGAGCGAGGGCGCGGGCGCCGTCACCTACGACGAGACCGCCGTGCCCGTGGGCGCCACCGCGGACGTCCAGGTCCGTGTGGAGGACGGGAAGACCAGCGTCCAGTTCACGGGCACCGGCCTGGAGGGCGACCGCGACTTCGGTGCCCACGTGCACACACAGCAGTGCGGCGAGGAGCCGACCGACTCCGGGCCGCACTACCAGAACGAGGTCGACCCCGCCGCCACCGAGGACGAGCCGTCCTCGGACCCCGCCTACGCCAACCCCGAGAACGAGGTGTGGCTGGACTTCACCACCGGCCCCGACGGCAACGCCCTCTCGACGGCCACCGTCGACTGGACGTTCCGCGAGGGCGAGGCGCAGTCGCTCGTCCTCCACGACCAGCACACCGGCACCGAGCCCGGCGAGGCGGGCACGGCGGGCGACCGCCTGGCGTGCGTCACCGTCGAGTTCTGATCCCGCGCCGTCCCGGCCCAGGGCTCAGTCGGGCAGGATCCGCCGCAGGACCAGCCGCTCTCCCAGGGCCCAGGACGTCGAGGTCAGCAGGTACAGAACCGCGGCCAGCGGCACGAACACCGCCACCACGACCGTCATGAACTGCAGGTAGGTCAGCACGCCCGGGACCGGCGGCCGCCCCTCGGCGGCCGCCGCGTTGGCACGCATCATCGGCAGCATGAGGTAGCGGCGGTTGGCCCACGCCACCAGCGAGATCAGCCCCACCAGCACCGCGAACACCGGTGCCACCAGGAGCCCGTCGGCGCTGCCCAGCATCGTGGCGCCCAGCTCGACACCGGCGAAGGTGTGCGTCAGCAGTGGCTCGTCGGCTCTCCCGGCCCCGATGAACACCCCGTACAGGGCGATGACCACGGGCATCTGGAGCAGAGCGGGCATGCACCCGGCCAACGGGGAGGTGCCGGCCTCCTCGTAGGCCCTCCGCTGTTCGGCGACCAGCCGCCGCGGGTCGTTCCGGTGCTTGGCGGTGAGTGCGGACAGCCGCGGGGCGATCCGCGCCCGCGCCTTCTCGGCCCGCACCTGTGCCACGCCCAAGGGGGCGAGCACCAGGCGCACGGCGACGGTCAGGAGCACCACCGCGAGTCCGAACGACAG
This genomic interval carries:
- a CDS encoding metalloregulator ArsR/SmtB family transcription factor, with translation MDPASIDAAHAARTLADPLRRRLYEYVAAADGDVGRGEAAEALGVQRTLAAHHLDKLAEAGLLEVTRRKVNGREGPGSGRPAKLYRRANRELSLHLPPRDYELAARVLAEAVERHGAEEALHAAAREEGRRIGAAADPDAALSDLLRDRGYEPEPAGGALRLRNCPFHSLARAFPPLACGLNLELLRGVLEGSGEEGSRARMDPVEGRCCVTVSKNNEC
- a CDS encoding membrane protein insertase YidC, with product MYSFGPIAAAMSLLSTILSGLAAWLTPFTADLSFGLAVVLLTVAVRLVLAPLGVAQVRAEKARARIAPRLSALTAKHRNDPRRLVAEQRRAYEEAGTSPLAGCMPALLQMPVVIALYGVFIGAGRADEPLLTHTFAGVELGATMLGSADGLLVAPVFAVLVGLISLVAWANRRYLMLPMMRANAAAAEGRPPVPGVLTYLQFMTVVVAVFVPLAAVLYLLTSTSWALGERLVLRRILPD
- a CDS encoding superoxide dismutase family protein, whose product is MRTTTLTVGLALTTILATGCSQTETSDEGATAPTEQSVQPTTSPNVTASIFMEWSEGAGAVTYDETAVPVGATADVQVRVEDGKTSVQFTGTGLEGDRDFGAHVHTQQCGEEPTDSGPHYQNEVDPAATEDEPSSDPAYANPENEVWLDFTTGPDGNALSTATVDWTFREGEAQSLVLHDQHTGTEPGEAGTAGDRLACVTVEF
- a CDS encoding YigZ family protein, translating into MRTIRRGGEHELEIKRSRFICALARVGDEEAARAFIAERRKEHWNANHNCTAYVLGDDGGVQRSSDDGEPGGTAGVPMLEVLRHRRLTDTVAVVTRYFGGVKLGAGGLIRAYGNAVSAAVDEVGVLERRELLVVDVFADYVLGGRLESDLRGSDVTVREVAYEDRVRIEVALSEADLPAFEIRLAEITGGRAEHQVQGTTVVEVEP
- a CDS encoding DUF3291 domain-containing protein: MSASTPDSAAAPAPAPAAPGTGPAHHLAQINLGLLKAELDDPSMKGFTDRLEPINALADDSPGFVWRLREQGESDATGLRPYGPNTIINFSVWKDVESLWNFTYRTDHLDLLRRRRTWFERMDGVLVALWWIPAGTIPTVEEAGRKLDQVREIGPSPEAFTLRTPFPPPASHPQHA